In the Actinomycetota bacterium genome, GGGGCCGCCAAGATGGGCATCGTGGGCCTCATGCACGTGCTCAAACAGGAGGGCGCCAAGTACAACATCATGGCCAACGTCATCGTGCCCATCGCCGGCACCAGGATGACCGCCACCGTGCTGCCGCCCAACCTGGTGGAGATGCTCAAGCCCGAGTACGTGGCCCCCATGGTGGTGTGGGCCTGCCATGAGAAGTGCACCTTCTCCGGCTACACCTTTGTGGCCGGCGCCGGTTATTTCAGCCGCACCGCCTTCATGGAGGGCCCCGGGGTCTTCATCAATCCCACGGAGGGGATCACCCTGGAGAAGATCGACGAGAACATCGAAAAGATCGTCTCCCTCGAGGGCGCCCAGACCTTCGGCAGCGCCACCGAGCAGACGGGGTACGCGCTCTCCAAGCTGAACCTGGGTTAGGCCCGGTGAGGCGAGCGGAAAAACGAAGGGGTTGATAAGATGCCTATCGATCTTTCGGTGGTGGGGAAGGAGCTTCCCCCGCTGGACTACGAGTACACCACCCGCGACGTGATCCTATACGCCCTCGGCGTGGGGGCGGGTTACGAGGCCGACGAGCTCAAGTTCGTCTACGAGAACGGCCTCCAAGCCCTTCCCACCTTCGGGGTCATCCCGCCCTTCCCGGCCCTCATGGGCCTGGTGGCGGTGGAGGGCGTGGACATCAACCTGGTGATGCTGGTGCACGGCGAGCAGTACCTGGAGGTGCGCAAGCCCATCCCCGTGCAGGGCAAGCTGACCTCCAAGCCCAAGATCGCCGCGGTCTGGGACAAGACCAAGGGCGCGGTGATCGACCTCGACGTGGACACCGTGGACGAGTCGGGAGAGGTGGTATTCTTCAACAAGTTCTCCAGCTTCATCCGCGGCGAGGGCGGTTTCGGCGGCGAGCGCGGCCCCGACCCGGGGAACGAGCCCCCCGAGCGCGACCCGGACAAGGTGGTGGAGATGAAGACCCTCACCACCCAGGCCATGATCTACCGCCTCTCGGGTGACTACAACCCCCTGCACGTGGACCCCAACTTCGCGGCCATGGCGGGATTCGACCGCCCCATCCTGCACGGCCTGTGCACTTTCGGCCACGCGGGAAGGGCGGTGCTCAGGGAGTTCTGCGACAACGACCCCGCGAAGTTCAAGGCCATAAAGGTGCGCTTCAGCCGCCCGGTGTGGCCGGGGGACACCATCGTCACCCAGATGTGGAAGGAGTCCGACGACAAGATCGTCTTCCGCTGCACCACCAAGGAGCGCCCGGAGGAGTACTGCATCACCAACGCCGCCGTCTGGCTCAACGTCTGATGGACGACGCTCGTCAAGAAGGGCGGGGGTGAAACCCCGCCCTTCTTCTCATCATCTTCCGGGTATCTACAGGTTGGGGATGAAGGACTCCTCCCTCACCGCCACCATGGAGATGGCGTCCTCGGGGCAGGTCACCTGGCAGAGGCCGCACCCCATGCACTTCTCGGCCTCGATGACCGACACCTCCTCGCCGCCCTTCTCCGCCAGGGAAATGGCCTCGAAGAGGCAGCGGTCCACGCAGGTGCCGCAGCCGCTGCAGGCCTCCTCGTCCACCCGCGCCTGGAAACGGCTGGGATCCACGATCTTGGTGGGCTCTATGGGCAGGCCGAAGGCCACGCAGCAGTCGCCGCAGCAGTTGCAGATGATGTGGCTGTCGTAGGCCTTGTTCATGGTCACGTGCACCAGGCCCGCCTCCTCCGCCTGCCGGATCACCTCTATGGCCTCGTCGACGGTGAGCTCCCGACCCGTGCCCCTTTCCAGGGCGTAGTCGGCCGCCTTCCCCAGCTGGATGCAGACCTCGAGGGGCTTGCCGCATTTGCCGTCCACCATGCGGCAGGTGCAGTTGACCACCGCCAGGCGACCGGCGTTTTTCACTATCTGCTCCACGTCCTCGTAGGCGAGGATGCTCTGGCGTGCCTCCACCGGCTGGTTCACGGGAACCACGCGGGTCATGGGTTTGGGCATGATCATGCTGATCATGTTGATGTAGTCGGGCAGTTCCTCGAAGGTCTGGCGCTTCCAGAGGTCCAGATACTCCCTGGTGGCCCCCTCCCAGAGGATGGTGGCGTCGTGGAACTGGGTGACGTCCCTGCACATGCGGTAGATGGTGCCCTCCGGCTTGCGGGCCTTGAACACCAGCCCCTTCTGGAAGAGCTTTTCCAGCCGAGTCTCCATGTCCTCGACGGAATAGCCGAGGCGCTGCGCCAGGTCCTCCGCCGTTCCCGGGGTGGCCAGCATGATGCGGGCCTCCTCCTCATCGGCGATCATGCGGAAGAGCTCGGGTATGAACTTGCTCCCCTTCGTGAGGATGCGCTCCGACAGCTTTTCGTAGATGTCTTCTTCGTTCATGCTGGCCCTCCTGTATAAGTCGCGTTGCGGCCTCCCCTTGACGCCTAAGATTATACACCCCGAGCGGGCGGTGCACGGCGGCGGCCTGCGCCGGGGGGAGAGGAGGCTGGAGCCCGTCCGCGTTCGGGAGGCGTCCAGGAGGCGGGTCTCGCCGAGGGACGGTGAGGGGCGAAAAGGGGCGGTTCCGCGCTCGGCGCCCGCGGCGGGGATGGCCTGTCGCGCGGGGCGGGGCGAAACGCGTGCCCTCCAGGTCGTCAGGCTTATGCGGCCGGTGACGGAGCGCGGCTCTCCGCCGTGATGCCCGTCTCGAGCTCCGAGGCCTGGATGTCGGGGCTTCAGTGGCCGGTGCCGGAGTGCGGCTCCCCGCCCGTTTCCCCCTGCTCCCCGTGCCCTGCCGTCGATTCCTCCTCGCGGGCTTCCCCTTCTCCGTGTGAGGACTCCTCGTCTGGGGAGGGCTCACCGCCGTGGACGGAGCCCTCCTCCTCAGCGCCGTGCTCCCGGGAAGAGAGCAAGCCCTCGAGGGCGGAAGAGGTCCCGGCATACAGGGCCAGAAGGTCCGCGTGGAAGTCCTCCATGCCCGCGGGCACCTTCACCCTCGAGAGCTCGAGCGCTGCGGCGCGAAGTTCCTCCACCAGCTCCTCCGGGGACGGCGCGCCCTCCCCGGCGTCCTCGTGCGCCGGAAGTCCGCCTTCCTCCGCGAGGTGCGCGGCCTCCGCCAGCAGCTCCGCGGACGTGCGGTTGATCTCCCCCACGCGTCT is a window encoding:
- a CDS encoding MaoC family dehydratase N-terminal domain-containing protein — translated: MPIDLSVVGKELPPLDYEYTTRDVILYALGVGAGYEADELKFVYENGLQALPTFGVIPPFPALMGLVAVEGVDINLVMLVHGEQYLEVRKPIPVQGKLTSKPKIAAVWDKTKGAVIDLDVDTVDESGEVVFFNKFSSFIRGEGGFGGERGPDPGNEPPERDPDKVVEMKTLTTQAMIYRLSGDYNPLHVDPNFAAMAGFDRPILHGLCTFGHAGRAVLREFCDNDPAKFKAIKVRFSRPVWPGDTIVTQMWKESDDKIVFRCTTKERPEEYCITNAAVWLNV
- a CDS encoding 4Fe-4S binding protein, coding for MNEEDIYEKLSERILTKGSKFIPELFRMIADEEEARIMLATPGTAEDLAQRLGYSVEDMETRLEKLFQKGLVFKARKPEGTIYRMCRDVTQFHDATILWEGATREYLDLWKRQTFEELPDYINMISMIMPKPMTRVVPVNQPVEARQSILAYEDVEQIVKNAGRLAVVNCTCRMVDGKCGKPLEVCIQLGKAADYALERGTGRELTVDEAIEVIRQAEEAGLVHVTMNKAYDSHIICNCCGDCCVAFGLPIEPTKIVDPSRFQARVDEEACSGCGTCVDRCLFEAISLAEKGGEEVSVIEAEKCMGCGLCQVTCPEDAISMVAVREESFIPNL